Proteins from a genomic interval of Symmachiella macrocystis:
- the cls gene encoding cardiolipin synthase codes for MTDTYFVTIFGTGLLFLIHVAVGARAILRPHRDPASRVAWIVVIFTLPVIGIIAYLLLGETNIGRRRVARMREVLSQMPNVSAAAATENTSLQPEIPECYAHLFRIGSTVNGFEPVSGNRGELMQDSNATIKSMIADIDAAKDHVHLIFYIWLTDNNGRAVVEALKRAAARGVTCRAMADGLGSRTMIDSEHWKAMQAAGVRVAVALPIGNPLLRPLKGRIDLRNHRKILVIDNRVTYCGSQNCADPEFRVKAKYAPWVDAMIRFEGPIVRQNQYLFASDWMAHVDEDINDLLRQPLPPLEDGLAAQVIGTGPTVRYEAMPQVFETLMYAGRHELVISTPYYVPDEAMQAALCASARRGVETTIIFPAKNDSFIVGAASRSYYADLLAAGVQIFEYEGGLLHTKSLTLDGEITLIGSANMDRRSFDLNYENNILFYDQGLTADVRQRQATYLAHSHPVTAEMVANWPIRHRLWNNTIAMLGPVL; via the coding sequence ATGACTGACACTTACTTCGTCACCATCTTCGGGACGGGCCTGCTTTTCTTGATCCACGTTGCCGTTGGTGCGCGAGCGATTTTGCGCCCGCACCGCGATCCAGCATCTCGCGTGGCTTGGATTGTGGTGATTTTCACGCTGCCCGTGATCGGCATTATCGCTTACCTTCTACTCGGTGAGACGAACATTGGCCGCCGCCGCGTGGCGCGGATGCGCGAAGTGTTATCGCAGATGCCGAACGTCTCAGCTGCGGCTGCGACGGAAAACACGAGTCTTCAGCCGGAGATCCCCGAGTGTTATGCACACCTGTTCCGGATCGGATCCACGGTCAATGGATTTGAGCCGGTGAGCGGCAACCGTGGTGAGTTGATGCAGGATTCCAATGCGACGATCAAATCCATGATTGCCGACATCGATGCTGCCAAAGACCACGTGCATCTGATCTTCTACATCTGGCTCACAGACAACAACGGACGCGCGGTGGTTGAAGCACTAAAACGGGCTGCCGCGCGGGGGGTGACTTGTCGGGCGATGGCCGATGGGCTCGGTTCGCGCACCATGATCGACTCGGAACACTGGAAGGCTATGCAAGCCGCCGGCGTCCGTGTTGCCGTCGCACTTCCCATCGGCAACCCCTTACTGCGTCCGCTCAAAGGGCGGATCGATCTGCGCAATCACCGCAAAATCTTGGTGATCGACAATCGCGTGACCTATTGCGGAAGTCAGAATTGCGCAGACCCTGAATTTCGCGTGAAGGCGAAGTACGCGCCCTGGGTCGATGCGATGATCCGCTTCGAAGGTCCGATTGTCCGGCAAAACCAGTACCTGTTTGCCAGTGACTGGATGGCGCATGTCGACGAGGATATCAACGACCTACTACGGCAACCGCTTCCGCCGCTCGAAGATGGTTTGGCAGCTCAAGTGATCGGCACCGGACCGACGGTACGTTACGAGGCAATGCCGCAGGTGTTTGAAACACTGATGTATGCAGGACGGCACGAACTGGTCATCTCAACGCCCTACTACGTGCCCGACGAAGCCATGCAAGCGGCACTCTGCGCCAGTGCGCGCCGAGGCGTTGAGACCACGATCATTTTCCCCGCCAAGAACGACTCTTTCATTGTCGGAGCTGCCAGTCGTAGTTATTACGCAGACCTACTGGCGGCGGGCGTGCAGATTTTCGAATACGAAGGCGGCCTGCTGCACACCAAGTCCCTGACATTGGACGGCGAGATCACGCTGATCGGATCCGCCAACATGGACCGCCGTAGTTTTGATCTGAACTACGAAAACAACATCCTCTTCTACGACCAAGGTTTGACCGCTGACGTCCGCCAACGGCAAGCGACCTACCTGGCACATTCCCACCCCGTGACAGCCGAGATGGTCGCCAATTGGCCCATCCGTCATCGCCTGTGGAACAACACCATCGCCATGCTCGGCCCGGTGCTTTGA
- a CDS encoding DUF1559 family PulG-like putative transporter: MNVREFPFRRWIPVLVVGGVLLLVIGILLPAVQRARTQARKTQSVNRLKNIGLGVHNYYNGQETFPSGGIIRDDGVAMHGWLTMIYPYAQIIFGVNMVRPWDDVENDPWVRQAFHDCENPAIPQQLSHDGYGLTHYMGNPHVFHRNSSVTFEDLTAGLSHTWLAGEVTGNFHPWAYPYNWRALGERLNDEPNGFGRPTGDGAYFVLADGRVKFFGNAVGEEVLRNLANAPPRATPEQTAIPTTRVESETCNWKYEEIKLQPASADGVSFAKVWIDGAGIPQTVSVFCRTRDSTIRRGSGSRLLSEQEFRRLHDKYPSTRKLFGLHGIDDASAKMIAQFEDLEFLETERIQLSATGLQALQKLPQLKIMRVRCWHQAAGDELKASLPDCEIRGAWQLPDDVQPFDWLTW; this comes from the coding sequence ATGAACGTGCGAGAATTCCCCTTTCGACGCTGGATCCCCGTGCTGGTGGTCGGTGGGGTGCTGCTCCTCGTGATTGGAATATTGCTTCCGGCGGTCCAACGTGCGCGGACCCAAGCCAGGAAAACCCAATCGGTGAATCGCCTCAAGAACATCGGACTGGGCGTCCACAACTACTATAACGGCCAAGAGACTTTTCCCAGTGGGGGGATTATTCGCGACGATGGCGTGGCGATGCACGGGTGGTTGACCATGATTTATCCTTACGCGCAAATTATTTTTGGCGTGAATATGGTGAGACCTTGGGACGATGTTGAGAATGACCCTTGGGTACGGCAGGCATTTCATGATTGTGAAAATCCAGCCATCCCTCAACAGCTCTCGCACGACGGTTACGGACTAACGCATTACATGGGAAATCCCCATGTCTTCCACCGCAATAGCAGCGTGACGTTCGAAGACCTGACCGCTGGGCTGTCGCACACGTGGTTGGCGGGCGAGGTGACCGGCAACTTTCACCCGTGGGCGTATCCGTACAATTGGCGAGCCTTGGGGGAGCGTCTCAATGACGAGCCGAACGGCTTTGGCCGCCCCACAGGAGATGGGGCCTACTTCGTGTTAGCCGACGGGCGTGTGAAGTTCTTCGGAAATGCTGTGGGTGAGGAGGTGCTGCGAAATCTAGCAAATGCTCCGCCGAGAGCGACACCGGAGCAGACAGCGATTCCGACAACGCGCGTGGAATCTGAAACCTGCAACTGGAAGTACGAGGAAATCAAACTACAACCGGCAAGCGCAGACGGCGTGTCGTTTGCCAAGGTCTGGATCGATGGAGCCGGGATTCCGCAAACGGTTTCGGTTTTTTGCCGCACCCGAGATTCGACGATAAGAAGAGGATCAGGATCTCGCTTGTTGTCTGAACAGGAATTCCGACGCCTTCACGATAAGTACCCTAGCACGCGAAAATTATTCGGGCTGCATGGGATTGACGATGCGTCTGCGAAGATGATTGCGCAGTTTGAGGATTTGGAATTTCTGGAGACTGAGAGAATTCAACTCTCGGCAACCGGGTTGCAGGCTTTACAAAAACTGCCGCAGCTAAAAATCATGCGAGTTCGATGCTGGCATCAGGCTGCCGGCGACGAACTCAAAGCATCGCTGCCCGATTGCGAAATCCGCGGTGCTTGGCAACTCCCCGACGACGTGCAGCCTTTTGATTGGCTGACATGGTGA
- a CDS encoding phosphoglycerate dehydrogenase: MPRVMISPPLLYKKPGPYSERLEAAGFEVVYPDSPGFTQQTSEADLVAAFQGISATLASGELYSPSLLAACPDLRVVSRVGVGYDQVNVPACTERKIAVSITPNANHECVAEHAFALMLDIARTVTQTDREMRSGQWKPHIMKNVRERTLGIIGLGRIGRSMAIRARAFRMNVIAAEQFPNAEFNAEHNIEIVSLDELLKRSDVISVHAPLTDETRGLINKETIAKMKPGVFFVNTARGGLVVEADLIPALESGHIAAAGLDVFEVEPTPADNPLLKLDNVVALPHIGGVDEKSLRDMADEAAANIVAMSKGTWPPNAIVNEADIRETWKWS; the protein is encoded by the coding sequence ATGCCCCGCGTGATGATTTCGCCGCCGTTGTTGTACAAAAAACCGGGCCCCTACTCCGAGCGGCTCGAGGCGGCCGGGTTTGAGGTCGTCTATCCCGACTCGCCTGGATTCACACAGCAAACCTCCGAAGCCGATTTGGTTGCGGCGTTCCAGGGCATCAGTGCGACGCTGGCCAGTGGAGAGTTGTATTCGCCGTCATTGCTCGCAGCTTGTCCCGACTTGCGTGTCGTGTCCCGCGTCGGCGTCGGTTACGACCAAGTGAACGTCCCGGCTTGCACCGAACGTAAAATCGCGGTCTCGATCACCCCCAACGCCAACCACGAATGCGTTGCCGAGCATGCCTTTGCTCTGATGCTGGACATTGCCCGCACGGTCACACAGACGGATCGCGAAATGCGCAGCGGCCAGTGGAAGCCGCACATCATGAAGAATGTTCGCGAGCGGACGCTGGGCATTATCGGCTTGGGACGCATCGGCCGCAGCATGGCAATCCGCGCTCGCGCGTTTCGCATGAATGTCATCGCTGCCGAACAATTCCCCAATGCCGAATTCAACGCCGAGCACAACATCGAAATCGTGAGCCTGGACGAACTACTCAAACGCTCCGACGTGATCTCCGTCCACGCGCCCCTGACCGACGAGACGCGCGGGCTGATCAACAAAGAGACGATCGCCAAAATGAAACCGGGCGTCTTTTTCGTCAATACCGCCCGCGGTGGATTGGTTGTGGAAGCGGACTTGATCCCCGCTCTCGAATCGGGACACATCGCCGCCGCTGGCTTGGATGTCTTCGAAGTCGAACCAACCCCGGCCGACAATCCGCTGTTAAAACTCGACAACGTTGTCGCCCTGCCCCACATCGGCGGCGTGGATGAAAAATCATTGCGAGACATGGCCGACGAAGCTGCAGCCAATATCGTCGCCATGTCCAAAGGGACTTGGCCCCCCAACGCGATTGTGAATGAAGCGGATATTCGTGAGACTTGGAAGTGGTCTTAG
- a CDS encoding aspartate aminotransferase family protein — protein MTDIYQRGAAVLPGGVCSSTRFNQAWGKPVYATRSKGARFWDVEGREFLDMSMSHGATLLGHAPECLRRVFEQTWEAGVLCSLDTEHHIELAERLCEIVPCGERVRFTGSGSEATLHALRLCRAVSGRDKIIRFRGHFHGYHEFTFIGGHPPAGQLEASPPYRESAGIPEAMAELIVPVEYNNPAALEAAIAEHRSDVGTIVIEPVDFNCGCILPEPGFLELARRLADENDMILFFDEIQSFAKKSPGGAQQDFGVTPDICTIGKSLGAGLPLSAIAGKAELMDRYKPVGDVAHSGTFNAPLPSILAGLAFVEAITTPEFWQHINTLGERLFAGLAEIAQRSPVPVRFQHHGSRFGMIFGTREPVINYRQSLVHDPQTMLQFCRETTERGVYFHDYGGGSCHHGFSLAHDADDIDRVLNVVDDSLAAMGS, from the coding sequence ATGACGGACATCTATCAACGCGGCGCTGCTGTCCTGCCGGGCGGGGTTTGTTCCAGTACGCGGTTTAATCAAGCGTGGGGCAAGCCGGTCTATGCGACGCGGTCCAAAGGGGCGCGGTTTTGGGATGTTGAGGGGCGGGAGTTTCTCGATATGTCGATGAGCCACGGCGCTACGCTATTGGGGCATGCACCGGAATGCCTGCGACGGGTGTTTGAACAAACCTGGGAGGCGGGTGTCCTGTGTAGCCTGGATACCGAACATCACATCGAACTCGCTGAGCGTCTGTGCGAAATCGTTCCCTGCGGCGAACGTGTGCGCTTTACCGGATCGGGGTCCGAAGCGACGTTGCATGCGTTGCGGCTGTGCCGTGCGGTGAGCGGGCGAGATAAGATCATTCGTTTTCGCGGGCATTTTCACGGGTATCACGAATTCACCTTTATCGGCGGGCACCCCCCGGCGGGGCAACTGGAGGCGTCGCCGCCGTATCGCGAAAGCGCGGGTATTCCAGAGGCGATGGCGGAGTTGATCGTACCGGTCGAATACAACAATCCCGCAGCACTCGAAGCGGCAATTGCCGAGCATCGCAGCGATGTGGGGACGATCGTGATTGAGCCGGTCGATTTCAACTGCGGCTGCATTCTGCCCGAACCGGGATTTCTGGAATTGGCGCGGCGGTTGGCGGATGAGAATGACATGATTTTGTTCTTCGACGAAATCCAATCGTTCGCCAAGAAGAGTCCCGGTGGCGCGCAACAAGATTTCGGTGTGACGCCCGATATTTGTACGATCGGCAAATCGCTCGGTGCTGGCCTGCCGCTCTCGGCAATTGCAGGCAAAGCGGAGTTGATGGACCGCTACAAACCGGTCGGCGATGTCGCCCACAGCGGAACGTTCAACGCGCCCTTGCCGTCGATCCTAGCCGGGTTGGCGTTTGTGGAGGCCATTACCACGCCGGAGTTTTGGCAGCACATCAATACGTTGGGCGAACGGCTGTTCGCCGGTTTGGCGGAGATTGCCCAGCGTAGCCCGGTGCCGGTACGGTTCCAACACCACGGCAGCCGCTTCGGCATGATCTTCGGCACGCGGGAACCGGTCATCAACTACCGGCAAAGCTTGGTCCACGATCCGCAAACGATGCTGCAATTCTGCCGCGAAACGACAGAGCGCGGCGTGTACTTCCACGACTACGGCGGCGGCTCATGCCATCACGGATTTAGCTTGGCGCACGATGCAGATGATATTGATCGCGTGCTGAACGTGGTCGACGATTCGCTGGCAGCAATGGGCAGCTAA
- the fliD gene encoding flagellar filament capping protein FliD, with protein MGTISTSVGLASNLPTGEIIDALINAQRGTIDRLASRAEEYGATSGGLNVLSGNLLSLTGSATTLGKETTFDKLTTTVSNPALLSVAPSPDTPVGTYEFEAIRKATTQQIYSKGFANTDTQTLGEGVITIASGGKLATPTPLDILNEGQGVARGVFRITDGSGAAADIDISDAVSVNDVLDLINENTAISVEARAEGDGIILVDTSGQSATDFSVAELNGGHAAEGLGLLKTTAGTTITGDDINTIPGDYTLDLINGGNGLRLIEGAPELRISLTDDPTTEFDVDLDDAVTLQDIADAINDHEDNAGKVLAEVNNGQFTLTDQTGGGGAGSFELTEINDANVLHELGLDVAAVGNTISGERIIGGLDSVLLRNLRGGQGFDQLGSISLTDQSGKTAVVDLSSATSLNDVINAINQAEDTGSKLNLTATFDELGTGIRIIDTTASPSGNLTIADMGGSTLATQLGIAVDASQSSVESGSLNLQYVNAATSLDGYAPGGGTPQTSAFTITDSAGNTATISLSTSVKNIGDVLQRINSNETINVQAQLNETGDGFELIDLAGGAETLTVQDLGGGQAAQGLRLLGEVDTNEGGQQRISSRLTTEIQIDAEDTLNDIAEKLNNANAGLTAAIIDDGSTLNSKRLVLNSTRSGSEGALILDSEGFDLGLTITTRAEDAVLRIGSNPATAFVTTSSTNRFNTGINALIDIKEVSEDPITVTVQRDQDNIINSVQSFVDSYNRIIDAAADLTKFDPDTGERGVLQGEGIVLRLLRRLDSEVTQPVGNLNGPYRSLVDLGITVTSGGKLQLDDEVLKTALDDNPAAVREFFIEADNGLSDRLETTVDAFTDPFTGAISLQNEALTASLQSIDDRIGVLNEILENKRARLVEQYARMETIISELNSQSSAIDRLAALANPGSS; from the coding sequence ATGGGCACAATTTCTACCAGCGTTGGACTGGCGAGCAATTTGCCGACAGGCGAAATCATTGATGCGCTCATCAATGCCCAGCGCGGTACGATCGATCGGCTCGCGAGTCGTGCCGAAGAATACGGCGCCACGAGCGGTGGACTCAACGTCCTGTCCGGAAATTTGCTCTCACTCACCGGATCGGCCACCACGCTCGGTAAAGAGACGACGTTTGACAAGCTGACCACGACCGTTTCCAATCCAGCACTCCTCAGCGTGGCGCCCAGTCCCGATACCCCTGTCGGAACCTATGAATTCGAGGCGATCCGCAAAGCCACCACGCAACAAATCTATTCCAAGGGGTTTGCCAACACAGACACTCAGACGCTCGGCGAAGGCGTGATCACCATTGCCTCGGGTGGGAAATTGGCGACTCCCACCCCACTGGACATACTGAATGAGGGCCAGGGTGTCGCCCGCGGCGTATTTCGTATCACCGATGGCAGCGGCGCGGCGGCCGATATTGATATCAGCGATGCCGTGTCGGTCAACGATGTGTTGGATTTGATCAACGAAAACACCGCAATCAGCGTCGAGGCCCGCGCTGAAGGGGATGGCATAATCCTGGTCGATACGTCCGGTCAATCGGCGACCGACTTTTCCGTCGCGGAACTCAATGGCGGTCATGCGGCCGAAGGCTTGGGGCTGCTCAAGACAACCGCGGGAACCACGATCACCGGCGACGACATCAACACCATTCCGGGCGACTATACACTCGATTTAATCAATGGCGGCAATGGCCTGCGACTGATTGAAGGTGCTCCGGAACTACGGATCAGCCTCACCGACGATCCTACAACGGAATTCGATGTCGACCTCGACGACGCAGTGACGTTGCAAGATATCGCCGATGCCATCAATGACCACGAAGACAACGCCGGCAAGGTGCTGGCCGAAGTGAACAACGGCCAATTCACCCTCACCGACCAGACGGGCGGTGGCGGGGCGGGTTCTTTTGAACTGACCGAAATCAACGATGCCAACGTCCTGCATGAATTGGGATTGGATGTTGCCGCTGTGGGAAACACCATCAGCGGCGAGCGCATCATCGGCGGACTCGACTCGGTCCTGCTGCGAAATCTCCGCGGCGGACAAGGTTTTGATCAACTCGGATCGATTTCACTGACCGACCAATCGGGAAAAACCGCCGTCGTCGACCTCAGCAGCGCCACATCGCTAAACGATGTGATCAACGCCATCAATCAAGCCGAGGACACCGGCTCGAAATTGAATCTCACTGCTACGTTCGACGAATTGGGCACCGGGATTCGCATCATCGACACCACGGCATCGCCATCAGGCAACTTAACCATCGCCGACATGGGCGGCTCGACGTTGGCGACGCAACTTGGCATTGCCGTCGACGCATCCCAAAGCTCGGTCGAGTCCGGTTCGCTCAACTTGCAATACGTCAACGCTGCCACGAGTCTCGATGGCTACGCCCCTGGTGGCGGAACACCACAAACCAGTGCGTTCACGATCACCGACTCCGCCGGAAACACCGCGACAATCAGCCTTTCGACATCAGTAAAAAACATCGGCGATGTACTGCAGCGGATCAATTCCAACGAGACGATCAATGTACAAGCGCAACTCAACGAAACGGGAGACGGCTTTGAGCTGATCGACCTCGCCGGGGGAGCTGAAACACTCACCGTCCAAGACCTGGGTGGTGGTCAGGCAGCGCAGGGACTCCGGCTGTTGGGCGAGGTGGATACCAACGAAGGGGGCCAGCAACGGATCTCCAGCCGGTTGACGACGGAGATCCAAATCGACGCCGAAGATACGCTGAATGACATCGCCGAAAAACTGAACAACGCCAACGCCGGGCTGACCGCTGCCATTATCGACGACGGTAGCACGCTGAACTCCAAACGATTAGTGCTCAACTCCACCCGGTCGGGGTCGGAGGGTGCGCTGATTCTCGACTCAGAGGGATTCGACCTCGGATTGACGATCACCACACGAGCCGAGGATGCGGTACTTCGCATCGGTTCCAACCCCGCCACGGCATTTGTCACAACCTCAAGCACCAACCGATTCAACACCGGCATCAACGCCCTGATTGATATCAAAGAGGTGAGCGAAGATCCAATCACGGTCACGGTGCAGCGTGATCAAGACAATATCATCAACTCCGTGCAATCGTTCGTCGACTCGTACAACCGAATCATCGATGCCGCCGCAGACCTAACCAAATTCGATCCCGATACCGGTGAACGGGGCGTCCTGCAAGGCGAAGGTATCGTCCTGCGATTGCTGCGGCGTTTAGACAGCGAAGTCACACAACCGGTCGGAAACCTCAACGGACCATATCGCTCACTAGTAGACTTGGGAATTACTGTTACCTCAGGCGGCAAACTCCAACTGGATGACGAAGTGCTCAAAACAGCACTCGACGACAACCCCGCCGCCGTCCGCGAGTTCTTCATTGAGGCCGACAACGGTTTGTCCGACCGTCTGGAGACCACGGTCGATGCCTTCACCGACCCGTTCACCGGCGCGATTTCGCTACAAAACGAAGCATTGACCGCATCATTGCAGTCCATCGACGACCGGATCGGTGTGCTCAACGAAATCCTGGAAAACAAGCGGGCTCGTCTTGTAGAGCAATACGCCAGAATGGAAACCATCATCAGCGAATTGAACTCGCAATCGTCGGCGATCGATCGACTGGCAGCGCTCGCGAATCCTGGCTCGTCGTAA
- a CDS encoding flagellar export chaperone FliS, giving the protein MPAADQYLETQVLTAPPEQLHMLVVDGALRFARLGVQALGEADYALSHDSFSRSREFVNELINGLKADGDEAMVVNMQAVFGFVYRALVDADGQRDAQAAIDAIKILQQHRQTWVELMEKVNSERPATSTPTPHHAMLDEQESPSRSWVS; this is encoded by the coding sequence ATGCCTGCCGCTGATCAATACCTGGAAACACAAGTCTTGACCGCCCCCCCCGAGCAACTGCACATGCTGGTCGTCGACGGCGCGCTGCGTTTTGCGCGGCTCGGTGTTCAAGCCCTGGGTGAAGCCGACTACGCACTGTCGCACGATTCGTTCAGCCGCAGTCGCGAGTTCGTCAATGAGTTGATCAACGGACTCAAAGCCGATGGCGACGAAGCCATGGTCGTCAACATGCAGGCGGTCTTCGGATTTGTCTATCGCGCGTTGGTCGACGCCGACGGTCAACGGGATGCTCAAGCAGCAATCGACGCCATCAAGATCCTCCAGCAGCATCGGCAAACCTGGGTCGAGTTGATGGAAAAAGTCAACAGCGAACGCCCCGCCACCTCCACACCCACGCCACATCATGCCATGCTTGATGAGCAAGAGAGTCCCTCGCGCTCCTGGGTTTCGTAA
- a CDS encoding GDP-L-fucose synthase family protein produces MSFLTGRRIVVTGGAGFLGAPVCAELAKFAPESIVVPRSAEFDLRERDDIRRLLRTARPEVIVHLAAVVGGIEANRQNPGRYFYDNAIMGIQMMEEARQAGVAKFVTTGTICSYPKFTPVPFREDAIWDGYPEETNAPYGLAKKMLLVQAQAYREQYGFNAVSLLPVNLYGPRDNFDLETSHVIPALIRKMIQARDARAEQVEVWGTGTASREFIYVEDAARAIALATDRFEKSDPVNIGSGQEIPIADLALLIAELTGYTGEICFNSNRPDGQPRRCLEISRAEQEFGFRATTSLRDGLTATIAWYEQQTKNTITPAA; encoded by the coding sequence ATGAGTTTTCTAACGGGACGCCGCATTGTCGTGACCGGAGGCGCCGGTTTTTTGGGAGCACCGGTGTGCGCGGAATTGGCCAAATTCGCACCCGAGTCGATCGTGGTCCCACGCAGCGCCGAGTTTGACCTCCGCGAACGCGACGACATCCGCCGCTTACTACGGACCGCCCGACCTGAGGTGATTGTGCATCTTGCGGCAGTCGTGGGTGGCATCGAAGCCAACCGCCAAAACCCCGGGCGCTACTTCTACGACAACGCCATCATGGGCATCCAAATGATGGAAGAAGCCCGGCAAGCGGGCGTTGCTAAGTTTGTGACCACCGGCACCATTTGCTCCTACCCCAAATTCACTCCGGTCCCATTCCGCGAAGATGCCATTTGGGACGGCTACCCCGAAGAGACCAATGCTCCCTATGGTCTCGCCAAAAAAATGCTGCTGGTGCAGGCACAAGCCTACCGCGAACAATACGGTTTTAACGCCGTCTCGTTGCTACCGGTCAATCTCTATGGGCCGCGAGACAATTTCGATCTGGAAACCAGCCACGTCATTCCCGCCCTGATTCGCAAAATGATCCAAGCCCGCGACGCGCGTGCTGAGCAGGTCGAAGTTTGGGGCACCGGGACCGCCTCCCGCGAATTCATCTACGTCGAAGACGCCGCCCGCGCCATCGCCTTGGCGACGGACCGTTTTGAGAAATCCGACCCGGTCAATATCGGCTCCGGACAGGAAATCCCAATCGCCGACTTGGCTCTGCTCATTGCTGAACTGACCGGCTACACCGGCGAGATTTGTTTCAACAGCAATCGCCCCGACGGCCAACCCCGTCGCTGCTTAGAAATTTCGCGAGCCGAACAAGAATTCGGTTTCCGCGCCACAACCTCCCTCCGCGACGGCCTCACCGCCACCATCGCCTGGTACGAACAACAAACCAAAAACACCATCACCCCCGCAGCGTAG
- the gmd gene encoding GDP-mannose 4,6-dehydratase: MTDTTKRALITGITGQDGSYLTEFLLEKGYEVHGIVRRSSTFSTERLNHLYQDPHETNPKLVLHYGDLTDGGSLSNLVHEIEPHEIYNLGAQSHVRVSFDQPLYTVDVDALGTLRLLEATRQLNRRHEVRIYQASSSEMFGKVSETPQNENTRFHPRSPYACAKVFSFHQTVNYRDAYGLYACNGILFNHESPRRGETFVTRKITLGATRIREGLQNKLYLGNLDAKRDWGYAADYVEAMWLMLQQDQPEDFVIATGETHSVQEFLDLTFEQVGLSPRPYVEIDPRYLRPAEVDLLLGDATMAREKLGWQPKTTFAELVKIMVDADWERARRERILATVRAA; the protein is encoded by the coding sequence ATGACCGACACGACCAAACGCGCCTTAATCACTGGCATCACAGGACAGGATGGTTCGTACCTGACCGAATTCCTTTTGGAAAAAGGTTACGAGGTGCACGGCATTGTCCGCCGTTCGAGCACGTTCAGCACCGAACGCCTCAATCACCTCTATCAAGACCCTCACGAAACCAACCCGAAACTGGTCCTGCACTACGGCGACCTGACCGATGGCGGCAGCTTGTCGAATCTGGTCCACGAAATCGAGCCGCACGAAATCTATAACCTCGGCGCGCAAAGCCACGTGCGGGTTTCCTTCGACCAGCCGTTGTACACGGTCGACGTCGATGCGCTCGGTACATTGCGACTGCTCGAAGCAACGCGGCAACTCAACCGCCGTCACGAAGTCCGCATCTATCAAGCCTCCTCCAGCGAAATGTTCGGGAAGGTTTCCGAAACACCCCAAAACGAAAACACTCGCTTCCATCCCCGCAGCCCGTACGCCTGCGCCAAGGTCTTCAGTTTCCACCAAACCGTGAACTACCGCGACGCCTACGGCTTGTATGCCTGTAACGGAATCCTGTTCAACCACGAGTCCCCCCGCCGCGGCGAAACTTTCGTCACCCGCAAAATCACGCTCGGCGCGACCCGCATTCGCGAAGGGCTGCAAAACAAACTGTACCTCGGCAACCTCGACGCCAAACGCGACTGGGGTTATGCCGCCGATTACGTCGAAGCCATGTGGCTGATGCTGCAACAAGACCAGCCCGAAGATTTCGTGATCGCCACAGGAGAAACGCATTCCGTCCAAGAATTCCTGGACCTCACCTTCGAGCAGGTAGGACTTTCTCCAAGACCGTACGTCGAAATCGACCCGCGCTATCTCCGCCCCGCCGAAGTCGACTTGCTCTTGGGCGACGCCACAATGGCCCGCGAAAAACTAGGCTGGCAGCCGAAAACCACGTTCGCCGAGTTGGTCAAAATCATGGTCGACGCCGACTGGGAACGCGCCCGCCGCGAACGAATCCTCGCCACCGTCCGCGCCGCTTAG